In Anas platyrhynchos isolate ZD024472 breed Pekin duck chromosome 7, IASCAAS_PekinDuck_T2T, whole genome shotgun sequence, one genomic interval encodes:
- the IGFBP2 gene encoding insulin-like growth factor-binding protein 2 isoform X3, translated as MYNGDDRSESILAENHVDGTPGILSGAGGRKPMKTGMKELAVMREKVNEQQRQMGKVGKPHHNHEDSKKSRVLTARTPCQQELDQVLERISTMRLPDERGPLEHLYSLHIPNCDKHGLYNLKQCKMSVNGQRGECWCVDPIHGKVIQGAPTIRGDPECHLFYTAHEQEDRGAHALRSQ; from the exons ACAATGGCGATGACCGGTCCGAGAGCATCCTTGCTGAGAATCACGTGGATGGCACCCCAGGGATCCTGAGCGGAGCTGGGGGCAGGAAACCCATGAAAACGGGCATGAAGGAGCTGGCGGTtatgagggagaaggtgaatgaGCAGCAGCGGCAGATGGGCAAAGTGGGCAAGCCCCATCACAACCACGAGGACTCGAAGAAGTCGCGGGTGCTGACGGCCAGG ACCCCTTGtcagcaggagctggatcaGGTCCTGGAACGCATCTCCACCATGCGGCTGCCGGATGAGCGAGGTCCCCTGGAGCACCTCTATTCCCTCCACATCCCCAACTGCGACAAGCATGGCTTGTACAATCTCAAGCAG TGCAAGATGTCGGTGAACGGGCAGCGTGGCGAGTGCTGGTGCGTGGACCCCATCCACGGGAAGGTGATCCAGGGTGCGCCCACCATCCGTGGGGACCCCGAGTGCCACCTCTTCTACACAGCCCACGAGCAGGAGGACCGGGGAGCACACGCCCTGCGGAGCCAGTAG
- the IGFBP5 gene encoding insulin-like growth factor-binding protein 5: MLLRLLVLLGACPGLSRCLGSFVQCEPCDGKALSLCPPPPLGCELVKEPGCGCCLTCALPAGQPCGVYTERCARGLRCLPRQGEEKPLHALLHGTAVCLSEKSYREQAKAERESREHEEPTTSEMTEETYPPKAYRPKHGRLSELKAEALKKDRRKKLTLAKFVGMAENTAHPRVVIPELRQEFELGPCRRHMEASLQELKSSQRMVPRAVHLPNCDRKGFYKRKQCKPSRGRKRGLCWCVDKYGMKLPGTDYLSGDLQCHAFDSSNVE, encoded by the exons ATGCTGCTGcggctcctggtgctgctgggcgCCTGCCCGGGGCTGTCGCGGTGCCTGGGCTCCTTCGTGCAGTGCGAGCCTTGCGACGGCAAAGCTCTGTccctctgccctcctcctcccttggGCTGTGAGCTGGTGAAGGAGCCGGGCTGCGGCTGCTGCCTCACCTGCGCCCTGCCCGCCGGGCAGCCCTGCGGCGTCTACACCGAGCGCTGCGCCCGGGGGCTCCGCTGCCTCCCCCGGCAGGGCGAGGAGAAGCCGCTGCACGCCCTGCTCCACGGCACCGCCGTCTGCCTGAGCGAGAAGAGCTACCGCGAGCAAGCCAAGGCCG AACGGGAGTCCCGTGAACACGAGGAGCCGACCACGTCGGAGATGACGGAGGAGACCTACCCGCCCAAGGCCTACCGGCCCAAGCACGGCCGCCTCTCCGAGCTCAAAGCCGAGGCCCTGAAGAAGGACCGCAGGAAGAAGCTGACCCTGGCCAAGTTTGTGGGCATGGCGGAGAACACGGCACATCCCCGCGTCGTCATCCCCGAGCTCCGGCAAGAGTTTGAGCTG GGCCCTTGCCGCAGGCACATGGAGGCCTCCCTGCAGGAGCTGAAGAGCAGCCAGCGGATGGTGCCCCGTGCCGTCCACCTCCCCAACTGCGACCGAAAGGGCTTCTACAAGAGGAAGCAG TGCAAGCCCTCCCGAGGCCGAAAGCGTGGGCTGTGTTGGTGCGTGGACAAATacggcatgaagctgccggggACTGACTACCTGAGCGGAGACCTGCAGTGTCACGCGTTTGACAGCAGCAACGTGGAGTGA